Part of the Leptolyngbya sp. BL0902 genome, CGCCAGGTTGGAAATGCCGTCCCTTGTTCTCTGGGTCGAGCGATCGGAAGGGCGTTAGTAAACCATCTTAATGGTATAGAAGTAGTTTCTTATAAGGACTTTCCCTATTCTCGATATCTTAAAACTGATGATATCAGTTGGGAAATGGATATTGTAGGAAACACTCATTCTAGTTCTATGAAACAACTTTCCCTATCTTTGATATAGAGCAATATCTTTGATATAGAGCAATTTCCAGCATCCTTAAGTAGGATTCTTTTGTTGGAAATCTATGTAAGCAGCTTGAATTTTGAGTATCATTTGCTTTACATGAGACTTCAGTAGCTCATAATCAAGTCCTACCATAGACCAGAATTCAGCACCACAAGCGCGAGGAATACTTGTGCTTGAAAACGTCCAATTACCTCCTGTACAAAAAGCGGCTGCGAAAAGCCGATTTTGATGAAGTTCTAGCTCACTTCTTGATCTTGGTGCTTGACTTCCTGTAAGAGTATTCCGCTGTGTTTTGATTTGCACAAATACAGGGGCACCTTCTCCTTCTCTGAGAAGAATTGAATCGATACCCGTAATTTTGATCCCAAAATCTTTTTCTGGGCTGATCGCATAGGGACTAATATTGGCGATTGTCTCCCATAGATCTCCCATCGGTCTACTTAACTGTCTGGAGATCGAATTACTTTCAACAAAAACGGCGGCTCCACACAGTTCATAGAGATTGCGTGGGCTGGCTTCCATTTCCGCTGGTGATCTCACTAGTGCTGGAATTGCTGTGATAAAGCGACTTGCAAACTGTTCGCACTCGTTTGAGATTGCCGTAGACTGACGATCCCGTTCGAGAATAGATCCCTGAGAAATATCCACTTGAATCTGGTGGTGGATAAATTCAGGCAAAGCTGGTGTGAGTACGGACGAAATCTGGTAAGCGCGATGTAGGTCACTATTCAGTTCCCCAGGCACATTGACCAAGCTTGCAGATTCTTCGATCAATTTTAATCTGGCTGAAATTGAGAGCGGTATGAGTTGATCGGCTTGAATTGGTTGCATAGAACTTAATAATTGGCTGCTTATCAACTTTACCTGCTGTTGCTGGCTGATAACAGCCTGAGACTGTGAACTCAGCTAGGCAACCTAGATGTACTGCCTTCACATATAACTTGAAGCCGTATAACTCTTTATTAGAGGGAAATTTTCCGCCTAATACCCTTATACGGGATCTTAGGTGGAAATCTGTCCGTCTAAACACCCCTATAGGGATCTTAGGTGGAAAAAATTCAGCCTAAATGCCGAATATGGGATCTTAGGTGGAAAATTTCAGTATAAACACCCGACGCTATGGGCACCCTACAACTTAAGTTTTCCTTATGAATAGTACGAATTTACGTATGGATGCATCGCCTCCTCCACCTAAACGACTGCTTGACCAAGTGCGGGACGCCATTCGGCGGAAATGCTGCTTTTGCCGAGTAGATCAGGCTAAATGCAAAGGTGCTACTTATAGCTGCGCTGAGTAAGCTGTACATTTTCAAACGCCAGGTCTTCCTGATGCAGTTGTGGCACTTGTCCTTCGCCACGATATTCCCAGGCCGAAACCACGGCGAAGTTATCGTCGTCCCGTTGGGCTTCGCCGTCGGGGGTTTGGTGTTCTTCGCGGAAGTGGCCGCCGCAGGATTCTTCCCGTTGCAGGGCATCCCGTGCCATCAGTTCAGCGAGGTCGATAAAGTCCGCCACTCGTCCGGCAAATTCCAGGTTTTTGTTGAGGGTGTTGGCCTCACCGGGGAGTTTGAGGTTCTGCCAATATTCGGTGCGTAGGGCTTGGATTTCGGTGATGGCCTGTTCCAAACCTTCGCGATTTCTGGCCATGCCAACGTTGTCCCACACAATGCGGCCCAGCTCTCGGTGAAATTCCATCACGGTCTTTTCGCCCTGGATAGACAGCAGCTTGGTGATGCGGGCTTTGACCGTGGCTTCCGCTTCGCCAAAGGCATCGTCGTCGGTGGAAACAGGGGCGAGGGATTGGTTTGCCAGGTAGTCGCCTAGGGTGTAGGGGATGACAAAATAGCCATCGGCCAAACCTTGCATCAGCGCACTGGCCCCCAGGCGGTTGGCTCCGTGGTCGGAAAAATTGGCTTCCCCCAGCACAAACAGGCCGGGGATGGTGCTCATCAGGTGGTAATCGACCCAGAGGCCGCCCATGGTGTAGTGAACGGCGGGGTAGATGCGCATGGGCACTTCGTAGGGGTTTTCGCCGGAGATGCGCTGGTACATGTCGAACAGGTTGCCGTAGCGGGCGGCGATGGTGGCTTGGCCGTGGCTTTGGATCGCTTCCCGGAAGTCCAGGTACACCGCCAAGCCCGTTTCGCCCACGCCGCGCCCTTCGTCGGTGATGGCCTTGGCGTTGCGGGAGGCCACGTCCCTAGGGACGAGGTTGCCGAAGGTGGGGTAGCGGGTTTCCAGGTAATAGTCCCGTTCGTGGTCGGGGATGTCGTTGGGGTGGCGGGGGTCGCCCGGTTGTTTGGGCACCCAGACGCGGCCATCGTTGCGGAGACCCTCGCTCATCAGGGTGAGTTTGGATTGGTAATCGCCGGAAACCGGGATGCAGGTGGGGTGGATTTGCGTATAGCAAGGGTTGGCAAAAAACGCCCCCCGCCGATGGCAGCGCCAAGCCGCCGTGACGTTGGAATTTTTGGCGTTGGTAGACAGGTAATAGACGTTGCCATAGCCGCCCGTGCAGAGCAGCACCGCATCTCCGGCGTAGCGCTCATACTCCCCCGTCACCAGGTTGCGAACGACGATGCCCCGCGCCTGACCATCCACCAGCACCAAATCCAGCATTTCCCGGCGGGAGTAGACCTCGATGTTGCCCGCCCGCACCATCCGCATCATGGCGCTGTAGGCTCCGAGGAGAAGCTGCTGTCCGGTTTGGCCCCTGGCGTAGAACGTCCGCGATACCTGCGCCCCGCCGAAGGATCGGTTGTCCAACAGACCGCCATACTCCCGGGCAAAGGGCACCCCCTGGGCCACACATTGGTCGATGATGCCGTTGCTAATTTCCGCGAGGCGGTGAACGTTGGCTTCCCTGGCCCGATAGTCGCCACCCTTGATGGTGTCGTAGAACAAGCGCCAAACGCTATCGCCATCGTTGGGATAATTCTTACTGGCGTTGATGCCGCCCTGGGCCGCAATGCTGTGGGCGCGGCGGGGAGAATCTTGAATGCAAAAGCTTTTGACGTGGTAGCCCAGTTCCGCCAGGGAGGCCGCTGCCGAAGCCCCCGCCAGTCCGGTACCCACAATCAACACCGTATGCCGCTGCTTGTTTTTGGGACTCACCAGGCGGCAGTGATCCTTAAAATCGCTCCATTTTTGGCTGAGGGGGCCGGAGGGAATGCGGGAGTTGAGCATGGGGCCAGGGGAGGGAAGGACAAGCTCGGACAGTTAGCACTATTATCTAACCGAACTTCAGAAACGGCATGGTGGAGGCTGGATCAGCGACAAAGTCGTTGTTCGCAGAGGTCGATCAGGTGGGGGGTGATGGCTTGGCGGCTGGGCATTTGGTGGCTGATGGCGATGTGGCGCACCAGGGTGAGGGTTTTGTACGCCGCGATGGACTCGCGGTCAAGGGCTGGATTGAGGCGGCAGGCACCCTCGACAAAGGCGGCTTCCTGGGCAGAGTGGCCGTTGGGATGGCCGAAGGTACGGAGGCTGTGCTCTGTCAGGTGGGCGACGAAATTGCCGATATCTAGAGCCGGATCGCCTTCGCAGTACAGGTCAAGATCCAGCAAATACAGACGATCATGGTCTGATCGTTGGGACTTTGGGCCGTCCGCTATCAGCACTTGATCGGGGTAAAAGTCTCGATGGATGCCTGTGGGGGCGGCGGGGGCCAGGGTGGCAGCGAGAGCGGTGCAGCGCTCCAATAGACCCGTGAGCCGATCTCGCCAGTGGGGATAATCCGTGGCGACGGCAGGCAAGCGTTCGTGCAAAATCCGCAGTTCGTCCTCTAGGGTATGAGATTTTGCGGGGGCGATCTTAGCCTGGTGGAGCTTGGTGATGGCGGCGGCCACCTGTTCCCACAGCCCTGCGCTATGGGATTGTCCTAGGCAATCCGTGGTGATTTTCCCCGGCACCCAAGCCTGAAACCACAGGTGAAAATCCGGCAAAATGCCGAGGGGCTGCGGCACCGAAAGACCATCGGCACTGCCATCGTCAAAACTCTGGTGCCAAAGCTGCTGCTGGAGCTGGTAGGTGCGATGATCGGCCCCACGGGAGCGGCCCTTGCCCAGCAGGGTCAGGGTTTTGCCATCAGCCAGGGATACATCATAGGCTATCAGCGCCCGACGCCCAGGTTTGTGGCGCAGCACCCGAATGTCTTGCAGGGTCAGCGGTTGGCCCACCATATTCGCAAGGTGAGGCGCGATGGTGGCACCCTCCAGCGCCGGAGCGAGGGCCGCGAGGGCAGAGTCTTGCATGAGGGAAATCGCCATAGACAGAGAATCGAAATTAAGGTGGGCGGAGAGGGCTGGACTGAGGACAACGATGGGGC contains:
- a CDS encoding fumarate reductase/succinate dehydrogenase flavoprotein subunit; this translates as MLNSRIPSGPLSQKWSDFKDHCRLVSPKNKQRHTVLIVGTGLAGASAAASLAELGYHVKSFCIQDSPRRAHSIAAQGGINASKNYPNDGDSVWRLFYDTIKGGDYRAREANVHRLAEISNGIIDQCVAQGVPFAREYGGLLDNRSFGGAQVSRTFYARGQTGQQLLLGAYSAMMRMVRAGNIEVYSRREMLDLVLVDGQARGIVVRNLVTGEYERYAGDAVLLCTGGYGNVYYLSTNAKNSNVTAAWRCHRRGAFFANPCYTQIHPTCIPVSGDYQSKLTLMSEGLRNDGRVWVPKQPGDPRHPNDIPDHERDYYLETRYPTFGNLVPRDVASRNAKAITDEGRGVGETGLAVYLDFREAIQSHGQATIAARYGNLFDMYQRISGENPYEVPMRIYPAVHYTMGGLWVDYHLMSTIPGLFVLGEANFSDHGANRLGASALMQGLADGYFVIPYTLGDYLANQSLAPVSTDDDAFGEAEATVKARITKLLSIQGEKTVMEFHRELGRIVWDNVGMARNREGLEQAITEIQALRTEYWQNLKLPGEANTLNKNLEFAGRVADFIDLAELMARDALQREESCGGHFREEHQTPDGEAQRDDDNFAVVSAWEYRGEGQVPQLHQEDLAFENVQLTQRSYK
- a CDS encoding phosphotransferase, with translation MAISLMQDSALAALAPALEGATIAPHLANMVGQPLTLQDIRVLRHKPGRRALIAYDVSLADGKTLTLLGKGRSRGADHRTYQLQQQLWHQSFDDGSADGLSVPQPLGILPDFHLWFQAWVPGKITTDCLGQSHSAGLWEQVAAAITKLHQAKIAPAKSHTLEDELRILHERLPAVATDYPHWRDRLTGLLERCTALAATLAPAAPTGIHRDFYPDQVLIADGPKSQRSDHDRLYLLDLDLYCEGDPALDIGNFVAHLTEHSLRTFGHPNGHSAQEAAFVEGACRLNPALDRESIAAYKTLTLVRHIAISHQMPSRQAITPHLIDLCEQRLCR